From the Nerophis lumbriciformis linkage group LG05, RoL_Nlum_v2.1, whole genome shotgun sequence genome, the window ggggatggtgctctgctgacctcgactgcggatgttgtggatcggtggagggaatacttcgaagacctcctcaatcctaccagcacgtcttcctatgaggaagcagggcctggggaatctgtggtgggctctcctatttctggggctgaggttgccgaggttgttaaaaagctcctcggtggcaaggccccgggggtggttgagatccgcccggagttccttaaggctctggatgttgtggggctgtcttggttgacaagactctgcaacatcgcgtggacatcgggggcggtacctctggattggcagaccggggtggtggttcctctctttaagaaggggaaccggagggtgtgttccaactatcgtgggatcacactcctcagccttcccggtaaggtctattcaggtgtactggagaggaggctacgccggatagtcgaacctcggattcaggaggaacagtgtggtttttgtcctggtcgtggaactgtggaccagctctatactctcggcagggtccttgagggtgcatgggagtttgcccaaccagtctacatgtgctttgtggacttggagaaggcattcgaccgtgtaccccgggaagtcctgtggggagtgctcagagagtatggggtaacggactgtcttattgtggcagttcgctccctgtataatcagtgccagagcttggtccgcattgccggcagtaagtcggacacgtttccagtgagggttggactccgccaaggctgccctttgtcactgattctgttcataacctttatggacagaatttctagacgcagtcagggcgttgaggggatctggtttggtggctgcaggattaggtctctgctatttgcagatgatgtggtcctgatggcttcctctggtcaagatcttcagctcttgctggatcggttcgcagcagagtgtgaagcgactgggatgggaatcagcacctccaagtccgagtccatggttctctcccggaaaagggtggagtgccatctccgggttggggaggagatcttgccccaagtggaggagttcaagtacctcggagtcttgttcacgagtgagggaagagtggatcgtgagatcgacaggcggatcggtgcggcgtcttcagtaatgcggacgctgtatcgatccgttgtggtgaagaaggagctgagccggaaggcaaagctctcgatttaccggtcgatctacgttcccatcctcacctatggtcatgagctttgggtcatgaccgaaaagacaagatcacgggtacaagcggccgaaatgagtttcctcctccgagtggcggggctctcccttagagatagggtgagaagctctgtcattcggggggagctcaaagtaaagccgctgctcctccacatcgagaggagccagatgaggtggttcgggcatctggtcaggatgccacccgaacgcctccctaggaaggtgtttcgagcacgtccgaccggtaggaggccacggggaagacccaggacacgctgggaagactatctctcccggctggcctgggaacgcctcgggatcccccgggaggacctggacgaagtggctggggagagggaagtctgggcttccctgcttaagctgctgcccccgcgacccgacctcggataagcggaagaagatggatggatggatggacggaaaaGCTggtagcttagttgccagaattttactgtaaatttacattggtttttacaacattatattgttaatggaaaaacagtacaaggtttttttttattctggcaacttagctgtcaGTTTTtccaccgtaaaaacaaatgtaccgtcttttcatttacagtaatacaccgttaaaaacaacaaccatagattttataatcaaaaactggcagctcagtcaacagaattttaacgcaaaaaacagtagtcattttttttaatttacagtaatatgctgtaaagaacaacgtaaatgtattgtaatttttactAATTTGATGGGTAGCTTGCTGTAaagtaaagtattttttttattttttatttagacaaaaacatgtttggaaagtatgataatatactgtcatatttgttgcaatattggatactattaaagtttaaaagacattttttctgtcaaaatgaaaaaaatcaattacatttagtgagaaaatatgaagtactttattgaaacATTTCCTTTCCAGgtttttgcgggccagataaaatgattttgcgggccagatctgggccCCGGGCGTTGAGATTGACACCTGTGCCCTCGAAGGatgccaaaaatatctgtttctcagctgtggttcaTATGGAGTTGCAATGCACTTTTTCACCAagcgtggcagtaatgacaagatCAAACAAGCAGAAGAAGTCTGCAGCTAAAGTCATAGTTAGTtataatttttgtgcttaaaataaataaagtggtgaagctgtattttcatttggtcTTTGATTGAAttcacagtttatttaagaaacatatgtgtattattatcattaatatttattattgatttagtTAGGTCTCACGGTGGCACAGTGGTTAGTggttgtgtgtatgagtgtgaatgttgtctatctgtgttggccctgcgatgagaaggcgacttgtccagggtgtaccccgccttccgcccgagtgcagctgggattggGGTccagtggaaaatggatggatggatggattaatttagttagaatttatttattttagccatTCGTGAGTGAATTTATTTTCCATCAGTTTTCATGAGTCACTTATTTTtccgtatatttgattagtatttagttttgtaatcagcctgacctaagccttgatgatAATCTTTGGTTGTATATGCTATGACAAGGTTTATTTGGTTTAActataagtaggttagatataatcatTGAATATGATTTAAATCAAGAGTACGATTGATATTTGAGTGCTCCCCGGGTCcctttgtagtggaaaagttggaccGCAATTTGGCGACAGGAAACTTGGGTTCTCATTTGGACAGGGAAAATTTGGGGTGCTCATTTGGTGACAGAAAGCTTAGCCGATTGAACAAACTTGGAGACAGAAAATGTGGGTCACTCCTTTTGCAACATCAAAAGTGTCACACTGATCAAGGAAAGCTAACCATTAACATGAGATTGACATTACCACACATAATCATCGGCACTCGAGCCGTCATCAGGAAGACTAGCCTACCTCTTGTAGGCAGCACGGGCACCAGCAGGACACGCATCGAAAGGGCCGCACCAGGCGGATGACCTCACGGTCTGAGTTATCTTTGATCTTCATGTCAAAACTTCGTAGCGAACCGCAGCAGTTTCTGGTACAGCAGTCGTTCTTCTCCTTGGCTTTGTAGATCTTTTGGCCCAAGCTGTTCTTTATCTCATACTGGTTGTTTGTCTCGAAGCCAATGAAAGctgacaacagaaaaaaaaagtgtcacatAAAGTACATTTTGTAAATAATATACGAACAGGAAATACCTTCGAGGAGTTCCACTTTCTGGTGGATGAGAATTTGGTCAATCTAAAAGTACAAACAATGATTTTAGTACATTTTGGTAGTTAGCTGTCTAGTTAATGATGCATCTACGTAGCACCTCATAAAGTTGCTATCTTAGCTTCTATGTTAAGGACTACGGAAAAAACCTCTTGCTCAAAGGTCAGAAAGCAGCAAAAACAGGTTAGACCACTTTGTCTCATtggttaataatgaataaaagaaAAGTTAGATTATTACAGTTAATACATAATAGTATTTTAATGTGACAATATATCccaaatgtacaggtaaaagccagtaaattagaatattttgaaaaacttgatttatttcagtaattacattcaaaaggtgtaacttgtacattatatttattcattgcacacagactgatgcattcaaatgtttatttcatttaattttgatgatttgaagtggcaacaaatgaaaatccaaaattccatgtgtcacaaaattagaatattacttaaggctaatacaaaaaagggatttttagaaatgttggccaactgaaaagtatgaaaatgaaaaatatgagcatgtacaatactcaatacttggttggagctccttttgcctcaattactgcgttaatgcggcgtggcatggagtcgatgagtttctggcactgctcaggtgttatgagagcccaggttgctctgatagtggccttcaactcttctgcgtttttgggtctggcattctgcatcttccttttcacaataccccacagattttctatggggctaaggtcaggggagttggcaggccaatttagaacagaaataccatggtccgtaaaccaggcacgggtagattttgcgctgtgtgcaggcgccaagtcctgttggaacttgaaatctccatctccatagagcaggtcagcagcaggaagcatgaagtgctctaaaacttgctggtagacggctgcgttgaccctggatctcaggaaacagagtggaccgacaccagcagatgacatggcaccccaaaccatcattgatggtttgggttggtttggtttgcatttcctttggaaatcgaggtcccagagtctggaggaagacaggagaggcacaggatccacgttgcctgaagtctagtgtaaagtttccaccatcagtgatggtttggggtgccatgtcatctgctggtgtcggtccactctgtttcctgagatccagggtcaacgcagccgtctaccagcaagttttagagcacttcatgcttcctgctgctgacctgctctatggagatggagatttcaagttccaacaggacttggcgcctgcacacagcgcaaaatctacccgtgcctggtttacggaccatggtatttctgttctaaattggcccgccaactcccctgaccttagccccatagaaaatctgtggggtattgtgaaaaggaagatgcagaatgccagacccaaaaacgcagaagagttgaaggccactatcagagcaacttgggctctcataacacctgagcagtgccagaaactcatcgactccatgccacgccgcattaacgcagtaattgaggcaaaaggagctccaaccaagtattgagtattgtacatgctcatatttttcattttcatacttttcagttggccaacatttctaaaaatcccttttttgtattagccttaagtaatattctaattttgtgacacacggaattttggattttcatttgttgccacttcaaatcatcaaaattaaatgaaataaacatttgaatgcatcagtctgtgtgcaatgaataaatataatgtacaagttacaccttttgaatgcaattactgaaataaatcaagtttttcaaaatattctaatttactggcttttacctgtatataaatccTTGAAAAGACTGATTATTACAGTTAGTACATAATAGTATTATTTTAATGTGACAATATCTCCCAAATGTATACACTAAAATATTatcagtactgtttttttcctttaTATTATACAGATTATATTAGAAAAGAGGGTTGATATTGAGCAATTATAGGCAAAAATCTGTGGAAAAGTGATGTTTTTTTCCCATGATTGTGATGACATCCTGCTTGATATTGTTGAGGTCTATTTTGTTGTCGATATACCTTCTTAGAAAACAGGCTTGATTTGGACTCAAAATGTGCGAAGTGTTGATTTGTATCTGAAATATTAATAATTTGGTGGAATAAGCATGTGTACATGATATCCTATGCTACATTCGATTATGAGTAGTAATATTCTATACGAGGAGATCTTTTTGTAGTTATATATGTTTTCATCAAACAAGTAAATAGTCGGATAACAATCATTCTAAGCACTGTTTGCAATGTTTTAggttattaaaataaacaatatcaataaaaaCCGATACAAATAATCCAAATATTTTACCTGTGTGAGGTATTCAAGTCCTGGCGGGACCCCAACAGCAACTACATTTGTGGCAGCATTAGGGACCATTTCCGCTGGGCCCACTGCCCCCTGGTGTGGGGAGCCGCCATACATGGGGGGTCCACCTGAGACCGCCCCTGCTTGGCCCATAGGTGCCGGTTGAAACGTGACAGGAGGATTTTGACCATGGTTGTAATCCATGTTAAAGCCTGGAGGTGGGGCTTGAGCGGGGTCTCCGTAGCCGCCCTGAAAAGCAGGGTATGGAGCCACCGACTGACCCTGGCCCCCGTGATAGGACATCGGGTAGGGCACCTGGTTTGGGTAGCCTTGCAAAAAGAACAAACACAGACGTCAGCAATGCCTGAACACACAAGCGCATCTTTATCGTCTTGAATCTAATAACATAACCAGATTAACATGTTTCAGATACCAACTCATTAACTGACTGGGCAGCCTGGTTCCCTGGAGGCCTGGAGGCCTGGAAGTCTGGTCCCAGGGTGGAGATGACAGATAAGGGGTCCAGCAGCCCTGGAACCGAACTAACTGACTCACTTGTCTAAAGAATCTAGCAAGGAACAGCGCTAACGTGGTGACAGAAAACTTGGCAAGTTTAACAATTGTTAACAATTTCAGAAGGGCTGGGCAATCCAACAAAAAAATGTATCCTGATTAATTATTTTTACATAATCTGATCTGGATAAATATCATGATTTTTATTCAGTTTTTAACGTGCCAGTTTTTAAAGCATCTAAAAACTAAAAGAATTACCAATTAGTTTAAAATGTTATTCAAATACTGACTTAATAACAAAGCAAATGAAaaaaccacatatacatatatatatatatatatatatatatatatatatatatatatatatatatatatatatatacacacacagtatatacaaaacccgtttccatatgagttgggaaactgtgctagatgtaaatataaatggaatacaatgatttgcaaatcattttcaacccatattcagttgaatatgctacaaagacaaaatatttgatgttcaaactgataaacaatttgctcacccatttgtggtctgacgagtccacatttcaaattgtttttggaaactgtggacgttgtgtcctccggaccaaagaggaaaagaaccatccggattgttataggcgcaaagttgaaaagccagcatctgtgatggtatgggggtgtattagtgcccaagacatgggtaacttacacatctgtgaaggcgccattaatgctgaaaggtacatacagcttttggagcaacatatgttgccatacaagcaacgttaccatggacgcccctgcttatttcagcaagacaatgccaacccacgtgttacatcaacgtggcttcttagtaaaagagtgcaggtactagactggcctgcctgtagtccagacctgtctcccattgaaatagtgtggcgcattatgaagcctaaaataccacaacggagacccccggactgttgaacaacttaagctgtacatcaagcaaaaatgggaaagaattccacctgagaagctaaagaaatgtgtctcctcagttcccaaacgtttactgagtgttgttaaaaagaaaaagaccatgtaacatagtggtgaacatgccctttcccaactactttggcacgtgttgcagccatgaaattctaagttaattgttatttgcaaaaacatcaaatatcttgtctttgttcattcaactgaatatgggttgaaaaggattttttcaaatcattgtattccgtttatatttacatctaacacaatttcccaactcatatggaaagggggtttgtacatatatatatatatatacatatacacatacatatacatatacatatacatacatatataccagtgacgtgcagtcactggaggccggtgaggcggggcctcacctgccatcatggaaagaaaaaaaatgtaaaaagaaaaaaaattaattaaattgttatatgtatccagtgattatactataaagttattttccatttaatttcaccagttttagattatttttattcaaaatcgctgaatttttacatttgccgttcaaatactgagaagagacagtgcggtgatcagcagccagttgaggcacgtcactgcattgtgcctcaccatggattgcgcaatgactcggctaactgctggcctgctgtgcagtgagaccgtattgctatatgaattatattatacatttccatagtttagttagctgaggtatataatgtacagtgtattttgtcaacaactgtatgtgtgtaacatatttcttgtgctgagcaatcataaaactgctgcgaagatgcactggctgaggctcgcagtaatcccgcctccttgtgccggttaatgcacccccgccgtagaacgcaccccccgacgggagtgccacaccgaccaaagcccacacccaaaccccccacgtgcaaaaccgaacccactcaaaaaagtcacccaacaagaagccaaaaagtgcaaaaacaacaatgctcgcgttggaggagccgcgaacgaccgcagggccacaacattaggtacacctgcagactgcagcacgga encodes:
- the LOC133605791 gene encoding phospholipid scramblase 2-like isoform X2, whose translation is MSGYPNQVPYPMSYHGGQGQSVAPYPAFQGGYGDPAQAPPPGFNMDYNHGQNPPVTFQPAPMGQAGAVSGGPPMYGGSPHQGAVGPAEMVPNAATNVVAVGVPPGLEYLTQIDQILIHQKVELLEAFIGFETNNQYEIKNSLGQKIYKAKEKNDCCTRNCCGSLRSFDMKIKDNSDREVIRLVRPFRCVSCWCPCCLQELEVQAPPGTTVGYVKQDWHPFLPRFSIQDATKETLMKLEGPCFACNCCGDVNFELKSKNGSQPIGRISKQWSGLLKEVFTDTDNFGIQFPLDMDVKMKAVLLGACFLIDFMFFEKVGEANQRSTVFS
- the LOC133605791 gene encoding phospholipid scramblase 2-like isoform X1; translated protein: MVLFLFGPEDTTSTVSKNNLKCGLVRPQMGYPNQVPYPMSYHGGQGQSVAPYPAFQGGYGDPAQAPPPGFNMDYNHGQNPPVTFQPAPMGQAGAVSGGPPMYGGSPHQGAVGPAEMVPNAATNVVAVGVPPGLEYLTQIDQILIHQKVELLEAFIGFETNNQYEIKNSLGQKIYKAKEKNDCCTRNCCGSLRSFDMKIKDNSDREVIRLVRPFRCVSCWCPCCLQELEVQAPPGTTVGYVKQDWHPFLPRFSIQDATKETLMKLEGPCFACNCCGDVNFELKSKNGSQPIGRISKQWSGLLKEVFTDTDNFGIQFPLDMDVKMKAVLLGACFLIDFMFFEKVGEANQRSTVFS